The stretch of DNA GGAGGTGCGATATGCTAAAATCAATTTTTAAAGTAATTTGTGTTCTGGGGTTTGTTTTAATCATTGCAGGCAACTCTTGGGCGGCGGAACCGATCAAAATCGGCGCGCTTTTTGCGGTGACCGGTCCTCCCTCATTTCTCGGTGAACCGGAACGCAACACGGCCAACATGATGGTGGATCAAATTAACAGGGCTGGCGGTATCAAGGGGCGCATGCTGAAACTGGTGGTCTACGATACCCAGGGTGATGCGACCAAGGCGGTACAGGCGGCCACGCGACTTATCAAGGATGACAGGGTAAGCGCAATTATCGGTCCCAGCACGACCGGTGAGACATTGGCCGTTATTCCTATTGTAGAAAGAGCGGGGATTCCTCTGATATCTTGCGCCGCCGGGATTAAGATTACAGATCCGGTAAAGAAGTGGGTCTTCAAGACTGCCCAGAACGACTCTCTCGCCGTCGAGCGCATTTATGATCATCTCAAAAAGCGGAATATTAACAAAGTGGCAATACTGACGGTTTCTGACGGTTTCGGCTCATCTGGAAGGGAACAGTTGAAACTCCGTGTTAAAGATTTCGGTATCACCATAGTATCTGATGAAATCTACGGTCCCAACGATACAGATATGACCGCCCAGCTGGTTAAGATACGCGGCAGCAAAGCACAGGCGATTATCTGCTGGGGAACGAATCCGGGACCTGCCAAAGTCGCCAGAAATGCCAAGCAACTGGGGCTTAACATGCCGCTTTACATGAGTCATGGCGTCTCTTCTAAAAAATTTATAGAGTTGGCCGGGGATGCAGCCGAGGGGATAATGCTTCCTTCGGGACGTGTTGTTGTTGCAAATCTGCTTCCGAAATCTGACCAGCAGAAAAAGTCGCTTCTTGCCTATGTAAGGGATTACAAAAAGCATTTTAAGGTGGAGGGGGATCATTTCGGCGGTCACGCATGGGATGCGGTTATGCTCCTGAAAGACGCTCTTGAACGTGGCGGAGATTCTCCTGAGGCCATTCGTAAAGAACTTGAAAAAACACGCAATTTCAAAGGCATCGGTGGTATATTCAACTTTTCTCCTCACGATCACGCCGGGTTGACAAAGGACGCCTTTGTCCTTGTGACGATAAAGAATAAGAATTGGATGCTGGTAAAATAGTGTTTTATATAATGTCAACCCCTGGTTGAACGGGCGAGACGCCTGTCCCACCAGGGGATACCTTTAACCAGATTTTCAAAATTATCTTGATCTGGGAAAGTAACGCGGGGTGAATACTTCACCTCACGTTGGGAGTATCTTTTCGCATGCGACAAACCCATGGAACTTTTTGACCAAATACTGCAATATACCCTATCCGGTCTTTCTACGGGTGCTATCTACGCCCTCATCGGACTAGGCTTTGCCATCATTTACAATTCCACCAGTATAATCAACTTTGCTCAAGGGGAGTTCGTAATGCTGGGCGGCATGCTGACAGTATTCTTCCATATCACCATGCAGCTTTCTCTTCCTTTGGCTATTATTCTTGCCATTCTGATTGCAACGGCAGCAGGTGTCTTGTTTGAACGTCTTGCCATCAGTCCCCTCAAAGATGCTGACCCACTTATTCTTGTTATTATTACCATAGGCGGAAGCATCCTTATCCGGGGAATTGCCATGCTTATCTGGGGAAAAGATACGCATGCCC from Deltaproteobacteria bacterium encodes:
- a CDS encoding ABC transporter substrate-binding protein, coding for MLKSIFKVICVLGFVLIIAGNSWAAEPIKIGALFAVTGPPSFLGEPERNTANMMVDQINRAGGIKGRMLKLVVYDTQGDATKAVQAATRLIKDDRVSAIIGPSTTGETLAVIPIVERAGIPLISCAAGIKITDPVKKWVFKTAQNDSLAVERIYDHLKKRNINKVAILTVSDGFGSSGREQLKLRVKDFGITIVSDEIYGPNDTDMTAQLVKIRGSKAQAIICWGTNPGPAKVARNAKQLGLNMPLYMSHGVSSKKFIELAGDAAEGIMLPSGRVVVANLLPKSDQQKKSLLAYVRDYKKHFKVEGDHFGGHAWDAVMLLKDALERGGDSPEAIRKELEKTRNFKGIGGIFNFSPHDHAGLTKDAFVLVTIKNKNWMLVK